The DNA window GCCGTGACGGGGGAGGGCAGCCGCCGCAATGCTGAAAGCAATCGCATGAGTCTGTCCTGCCGCGCCATCGCACCCTGCTGCCTCTTTCTGTCAGGAGGGGCGGCCTATCCGATCGGTCTCGCAATCGAAAGGAGAAACCCGATGCCTACCCTCTATCATTCGCCGCAATCGCGTTCGGATACCATCGTCGACCTCGTCCGCCTGCTCGGCGCCGATATCGATATCCACGAAGTCTCGATCACGCGTCAGGACGGTTCGGGCAGTCCTGATTGGGACAATCCGCATCCCGAAAAGAAGGTGCCGTATCTCGTCGATGGCGACGAGCACGTGCGCGAGCGCGGGGCGATCGTGCTCTATCTCACCGATGCCTATCCCGACGCCAAGCTCGGCCCGGTGGTGGGCGAGGCCGGCCGCGGCGCCTACCTCTCCTGGCTGTCGTGGTATCAGGGCGTGATGGAGCCGCTGCTGATCCTCAAAATGGCGGATATCTCACATCCGGCGATCGAAGCCGGAATTCGCGATGAAGCGACGATGCTCGAACGGCTGGCGGAGCCGCTGCGCGATGGGCCATGGCTGCTTGGCGAGCGCTTCAGCGCGGCCGACATCCTGCTGTCGTCGCCGTTCCAGTGGTTCAAGGAGATGCTGCCGGCAGATCCTGTAATCCGAGACTGGGTGTCGCGCTGCGCGGAAAAAGCGGCCCAGGGCTAGACGATAAGGCGGTCGATTGGGGGCTTCGGCGATTCCGTTTCGTTTCGGTACGCAATCGAACGAGGCCGCCAATTCGCTCGCCCGGGTCCGTGAAATACCTTATGTACTGCGAAGAAATCGCACGGTGCGTTTCCTTTTCGCGACCCAAAGGCATTAAGATGTTGAAATACTTCCGATCGTTTTGCGCTGTCCTGCTGTTGATGGCGGGAATCGGTGTCGCCCACGCGCAATCGAACAATCTTCCGCTCGGTCTCGATGCGCTGCGCGAATGGAATCTGGTCGTCCTGGGAGACCTCACGTCCAATTCCGAAGTAGAGGGACGCACCTTCGTGGGTGGCGACCTCAAGGGATCGTCGTCCAATTACAACATCGTCGCGGGCCAGGATCCTTCGCCCAACGGTCAGCCGGCGCTGACGGTGGTCGGCAATGTGATCGGCGGGGCCAAGAATCTCAACAATGGCGGCGGCGCAGTCGTCGGCGGCAATGTCGATAGCGGCTTCAACCTCAATGGCAGCGCGCAGACGGTGAAGGTCGGCGGCACGATCAGCAGGACCAATGTGAACCAGAATACGGTCGAATCCGGCCTCGCCGCCAGCGACCCCAGTTTCCTTTCCGACCTCAACCAGGACAAGAGCGCGCTTACCACCAGTATGGGCAATTTGTCGGCCGACCTCGGTGAGCTGACCGCCAACAGCACGCTCGACATCCAGGGCAACAAGGGCGTTTTCTCGGCCCAGCCCGATGCGGATGGCGTTGCGGTGTTCGACATCTCGCAAGCCGATCTCGACCGCATCGGAGAAATCGAATTCGATCTCAACGGCGCGGAAACAGTCATCGTCAATGTCGCCGGTACCGACATCACGCTCAACGACAATTTCCTCGGCGGCACGCAGAAGCTCGGCGAAAAGGTGATCTGGAACTTCCCCGATGCGACTTCGCTCAAGACGACCACTGCCTGGGGCGGGTCGATCCTCGCGCCGAAGGCCGACGGCCAGCTCGGCAACTTCATCGAAGGTTCGGCGGTGTTCGGCAACCTCGACCAGCGCGGCGAACTGCACCTCGGCACGTTCTCGAGCGATTATCCCGGCCCGGACATCCCGACCGGGTCGAGCGGCGGCACCACTTCGGGCGGCACCAATGGTGGTACCCCGGTTCCCGAACCCAACATGCTGCTGCTGTTCGGACTGGCGATTGCCGGGATGATCATCGCGCGCACCGGCAAGCGCAAAAGCAAGGCCTGATCCTCACCTGCATGGCGGGCGCGATGCCCGCCGGCGTCAGGCCATTCCGCCGACGACGACTTCCATGAAACGCGGCGGGCTTTTCGGCCCTTCGGG is part of the Alteriqipengyuania halimionae genome and encodes:
- a CDS encoding glutathione S-transferase family protein; protein product: MPTLYHSPQSRSDTIVDLVRLLGADIDIHEVSITRQDGSGSPDWDNPHPEKKVPYLVDGDEHVRERGAIVLYLTDAYPDAKLGPVVGEAGRGAYLSWLSWYQGVMEPLLILKMADISHPAIEAGIRDEATMLERLAEPLRDGPWLLGERFSAADILLSSPFQWFKEMLPADPVIRDWVSRCAEKAAQG
- a CDS encoding choice-of-anchor A family protein — protein: MAGIGVAHAQSNNLPLGLDALREWNLVVLGDLTSNSEVEGRTFVGGDLKGSSSNYNIVAGQDPSPNGQPALTVVGNVIGGAKNLNNGGGAVVGGNVDSGFNLNGSAQTVKVGGTISRTNVNQNTVESGLAASDPSFLSDLNQDKSALTTSMGNLSADLGELTANSTLDIQGNKGVFSAQPDADGVAVFDISQADLDRIGEIEFDLNGAETVIVNVAGTDITLNDNFLGGTQKLGEKVIWNFPDATSLKTTTAWGGSILAPKADGQLGNFIEGSAVFGNLDQRGELHLGTFSSDYPGPDIPTGSSGGTTSGGTNGGTPVPEPNMLLLFGLAIAGMIIARTGKRKSKA